A region of the Colias croceus chromosome 28, ilColCroc2.1 genome:
CAAACCAAAGAATTGTTGACTCATGTTGACATATTGTGACAAGCTTTTAATCTGTGCACTTTAGTTTTCGCGCCAAAATTCATGCGTTCTTTTTTACTAACTGGATTTtttgcaaatttatttttatagaaatcaAAGTATGGAAGACTTTAAATAtaagacatttttattattatggccGAACCAAAGCAGTAGTTGCAGTTACTTTTAATGCGAAAGAGCTATTTTGGCTTTTAATGGGGTCTTTTACAATatagcatttttttaaattatgatattgagatcttatatttataataaaaagtattgaagagttaataattatattaactttataattctaacattttcttttaatttaaagtaagtCATCTGCCATAagaatatacaaaattattactaaaactGACATTATGTTAAAAAACGCTATTGTCAAAATAGCCTTTTCACAGTTGTAATTTTGACAATTCTGTggctaaatatttttagtctgtaCATACAAACCTTACCTCTTTACTATAACCGTTTACACCAAACCGAAAaagaaagataaataaaaataaaactataattcTAAGAActtataatacaatttatttagcaGTCATACTTATGaaattacaaacacattcGCACCATCACTTACAAATTTATTCTAACCTAATTATttcgataaaaaattatatttccttGGGCGTTTGATTTTCAAATAGATAGTAGAATAGTGTaatgacaatatttttttaattatcaaaaaattcaaatgaactctttttacatattaataaaattgtgaataCATCATTGACCAGCATGATGTATCATTTaaatcttactaatattataaatgccaaagtttgtgaggatcgATGTATGTATCTAATCTTTTTCTCGAAAAGACTACAGGGGCCATATTATCAGTGGCGGTACGTTCATACAAGCCGAAAAGCCCGGCTTGCCTAAGCAATTCGCTACGAAACAGGAAAATACCCAAATTCACTTTTGAATATTCGCGCGCAACGAGCAATTCAAAATTTGCTccgaaattcaatgaaaactcaCCTACAAACAATGTCGAATTcgaaacaaaatttttaattttcttcctTCTTGCTATCTAAATAAGGTCGTACTTTGTATAAACAGTGCGGTGTCCTTCTTGAGTGACATATAGTTTTCTCGCTTGCACTCGTGGGCTTTTACCGGGCTTTGTGCTTATCTCTTCTAACGTATGAAATTTCGTTGAAGTAGctatatacctatctatagaATTCTATAGCAATTTATATATGGCCAACAAAGCCGGGCTTTAACAGTGTGAAGATAGTTACGATTGCGCGTCGCGCGAACGAACGTcgtgaatattattgttagtatAGTTTAGCGCGTGATTATACCGGTGTAATTTAGGTTAAGTTTTTcgaattttgtgataaaattaGTGTCGCGACAcagattgtattgtaaattgtgaTGGTTTGCTTTGTGCTCAGCGGGGAAAGGTAAATCATTAAACTTTACtgtaaaacaacaataaatttcTTCAACAAAACCAACTCCCGAAGTGTGCAGTAAGTCACataaaccaaattttaattgtaatgtttacGAATTAATCGATTTCATGAATGAGAATTGGTTAGAAGAAGCCTTCTGATGAAACTTGCACATATTTTGGTACTTACGATTCTTGCTAGTAGTTCTTCCACGGAGCGTGCTTTCTCAGCGTTAAATCGAATTCATAGGTAAATAGGTAATTacgtatttaagaaataaccAAGGCCAAGAACGCCTTCGGCCTTTCTGAATTAACAATGACTGTCATTGAGAAATAGctgttaattgaattaaaacaatcacctaagtacctacttctattccgatgttataaaatatttccttcaGGAAGATCGGCGTtttgaattagaatataaatgatctgtacaattttataatataatgtcatacagttttatataatttatagatatagattttaatatgattgtaATGGTAAACGTTTGACTCAACTGTTTGCGGGCGCGCGTAAAGATTTAGAAGATTTGATTCGGtatgttcacattttttataagttttataacgaacataattacatacttaGTAACACAGTGTATACCTAATTGAAGAAAAGGGTACCCAGCAAACACTGAAAAATTTGGGCTTGCCCAGTCCTTACACCCTAGGCACGCCACTGCATATTAtgcctattattattatacttatttccAGACATATTATGCTGGcaattgaactgactggcaaattcaaattttgatCGTAATAATCAGCCATATGCACACACACATGTGCTATAGAaagaaatatgtatttgatttCGACCGCGGTTTCGTACGTGGGTGAAGCCGCGCGGCACAGCAAgttaaatatagttattttacaaaaaaaataatcgccGTAAAAGAGTAACAGACACAtagactttcgcatttataatattagtaaaagtAAATGATTACGAAATTTAATCATAAAGTACTTAATTTTAGAAAAACTATTCAaccatttatttgaaaatcatCCCTTACACTATAATTATGCTATAGAATACCACAAAgggtacatttttattaaacataatgagaatatatatgtacaacaattttcatcaaaaacttttaaataaagcatGCCTCGAATATATTGAGATCgtacagaaataatttaacatcatttaaattttattaaatagacattaattataaataatttggaaaagtaagttttctacaattttaatacatttttgatgaaaataggtgtattaatttttttgtaattttcacatattataatataatattgagctacatattttgaaaacaCAATTTCTATGTCATGTTCCGGTGGTTCTGagcaaattaatatataaataaaaaaaatgcctGTTCGTCaactatattattgtattaaagaaaaccttattattagttggttcaataaagaaacgaatcttcaatggcggccaAAGCTGACTTTGACAGATGGTAGGAtcagcaaaaaagaaaataaaaataacgtaaattgataattattttattaattatttcaaattgtttgttgacaaacttttttgtgatttatatgaattatcatatttacgtatacagaatgtaataaaatccccataatacttgtaataagcccataaaactgaacaacttttcccaaagaacatattttgtcaaattccaataaaacattatttactttcgcaaatgcataattgtcattgtaaatttatgataaaaactattatagggaaaatcaaatacattttagtgatttaatttttccctttttttttgcataccgTACGGCCGTGTGTGAGCGAGAGGGAATGATAAGcgccgccattgaagattcgtttctttattgaacTAGCTAATAGCTGTTGGCACagtatgtaaatattaaaagttgctttttaatatttttctttgtagagttaaatcaattaatgtcaataaaattaatgttaattaaaaaaaatgaatttgattactacatattgaattttaattgtgttttgttaatataataatactattttaacaaaatctaAACTTAATTGGACatgacattataatttataatattatgaatgctaataaataaaaaataattaactagtGTCCTACAATATATACATACTGTGtcaaatgaaatttttagtACAAATACCAAATTATGGacaaaaataagtatttttttatgaatttattaaatttaagacTAAGGGCCGGTTTCACAACTTATCAAGTCCTAGATAGCTTATTGAACACTTTttgacatatttattattttaactgacAGATAGGCTATCCAGAACATATCTAGAAGTTGTGAAAGCtagatttcaaatattaaattcatccATACTATAATGGATTTctagaaattaatattatgctaaATTCTAGCTTCCTACATAAATGTGTGCCCGAGGTGCTTGTCACGCATTTTCCTCAATTTTAGAGTAAATTTCTTGCTGGGGggttagacaagtggcttttgTTTAGCGTAACGTATGATAGATAAATGTAtcgacagcttacgtcaatcttatacattcataatctattctatcaaacgttacgctaaacgaaagccacttgtctagggggGCTGGTATAGTCACCATGATCAAACCAAAATATGTGGTtgagatttaatataaaaaaagaaatggcTAAGTTAAATTTACTTGTTATGCTCCTTGTTCTgtactactaatattatgctccttgttctttttattattaatttcctttgtttcaatttttttcaatagtattattatataagggctgatttttcaatcgttggttaaaacttattcatcaaataacatcacaactaccatttcaaaaatgttttcaattttattttatgaatggcAGTGCTGCGTTGCCACAATTTTGCCAATGTCACGTTGTGGATAGTTTTACATTACATAGATTTATAAGAATCTCACATGTATCAGTCAAGCGCAGATATCCTGATTTTTCTAGATGCACTGGCGTACTTGCGTGGCTTAGTCGAATAGGACAGATCGTAGAGGTAACACATTTGGGGATGtccttatatttaaaaaaaccatGGTTTTGGAGGAATCTcatgtccgtatttgacagtttacaggtgacattttaaaatgttcgtgtaatactttattggacggatacattttaactaaggattgaaaaatcggccctaattgtatatttattatagtatatttcCATATTACACCTAGCTGTTTCACATCCAAACTAACATTACGCAACAAAAAACTACTTCAACAAATCTCAACCACAAATTTAATTCCAATCTCGCTACCAACTTTACCACATAAATTTACCGTACCTCAAAATCCATCATCACCGTTGTCACTAAGCACAACACTACACTATAATAAACCGTCACATCACTAACTATTATAGTCTTTATCACACCGATCATCATGATCCCAGTACTTGTGATTCCTCGGCACATCACTAACATGCCTCCTAGCTTTAACGTCTGCCGATTCATTGCTATTCCTTCTTATCTTCTGTCGTGACGAATTACGTGATACCGAACGAAATTTCTCATCATCGTTGAGGTTATCTTTAGACTTGTATTTCTTGTCATCGTTGTCTTCTTTCCGACACGCTTTTTGGACTTCGTTGTTGATTTTTTCCGGATATTCTGTGACATTTTGGGcgttttgtatgtatttgcCATCTCCTTGTTGGAGATAAAAGTTTTCTTGGTAATTGTATGGGTATTCTTGATAATTTGGTGGCGGGACACTTGGGTTGAAAGCCGGTTCTTCCTTCTCATCTTGCCGCCACGAGTTGAGATCGTAACGTTTTGTTAGACTGCTCTTTGTGCTCCATGTGTCGAAGTCTTGTTGTTCctgtaaattattgtataataaataaatatatgattgtaaaatatactGATTGTGCAATAGTTTAATTATGAAGCCTTGATGAGTGGTATATTAAATTGTCCCCTGCTAGTAAACATTGTagaaaatcataattttttttaattatttggcATGTAAGaagcttttaataaatatatagttatattatgACCCACTGTGtaaacaactttttttttaataaactgtaTAAATAGCGTTTAAATCCTTTAGGCCCGGCGCAGATATGGCGAAGCGCAGCGCATTTTTCgttgtcaaactattttcgatattgttttaactaaaataaaattcaaaatcaaatatgTAACAACAATTTATTTCGGGGAGCATCGAAGCATCACACGCGAATGGCCACTGCCTTTTTTGACCGTTATTTTAATGATGATAATTTCGATAATAGTTTGACAATAGAAAGTGAGCTACGTTGCGCTTCATCATATCGGCGCCAGCCCTTAATCTTTCATTTCTATTCTACAtgctatcactacatagtataaaacaaagtcgctttctctgtccctatgtccctttgtatgcttaaatctttaaaattaagcaacggattttgatgcggtttttcaaaatagatagagtgattcaagaggaaagttttagtatatatattttactagctttccgcccgcacttcacccgcgttttcaaagaaaaacccgcatagtttccatTCCCGTCGgaattccgggataaaacctatcctatgtcccggggtaaaaagtagcctatgtcctttctcgggtatcaaaatatctctataccaaatttcatgcaagttggttcagtagttaaggcgtgattgagtaacagacagacagacagagttactttcgcatttataatattagtatggattaggtTTTAGTCAACGCGgacgaagctgcgggcggaaagctagtaaaaacttaataaaacgCACCTGTCTCAACAGCCCGGCCCCGGCACCCAGAATCGGCCTCAACTTTGGCTTATTATCGTCCTCCTGGTTGATACCAACATTCGCCATTTGCTGCACAGCCTCCGTCACCACATCCTTCTTCCACGACCCATAAGACACCTCACTGAAGCTCTCATCGCTTGTCAGATCCAAATGTGAAGCGTAGAACTGCTGCAACGTGTTCGGTAGGGGCAGGAACTTGTTCAGACACAGGTCTGCGGAGAGCAGCAGCCATATGATGCTCGTGGAAGGCGGTGTGAGCAGACGGAGACGGATTGATATTGATAGCTCGTCTAGTTCTTGTGATAGTATTGATAGCAGTTCCCGACCGTTTTGCATTAGCTGTAACAGATGTTTTGGgtgttattacattttttaatctaattgttttttgtatttcGATGATTCTCTCCTATTATGATAAACTGtcttttatctatactaatattataaagctgaggagttggtttgtttgtttgtacgcgctaatctcaggaaatactgaatccatttgaaaaattatttcagtgttagatagctcatttattgcagaaggctatatgctatataacatcacgctaagaccaataggagctgAGAAATGCGGGAAAAACCGcgaaaaaacaaaacaaacaaacaaactcttcagcattataatatttgtatagattgaTTATAGTCGTGTcgtaaaataaactattagcaataattactacaaataaataaataattacttgactgaccggttggcttggttggtagtggtagccttccaagccagaggtcgcgggttcgattcccatcCGGGGCAAAtgtttgtgtgatgaacatagatgtttgctctgtgtctgggtgttaattatctatataagtaataagtatgtttctcagccatctggtttccataacacaagcgaaagcttagtatgggatcagatcgtgccgtgtgtgaaaattgtcccaaaaatattaaaaaatttaacctGTGTTGCCAGACTCCTGTGTGCTCTAATATCATCGCTGGCGAGCAAAGCACGCATGTACTGAACCAGTGGCCCGGCCAAGATGTGAACCTTTTTACCATTGCACAGGCGCGCCTCTGAAATAAAcgatttatacttttttttaaagtattagcTAATGTGTTGTTCTGGTACATAAGCTACATCAAtgcaaaatttcatcaaaatccgttgttcataattttagttaagattaaatataatatgttattatgtacttatttataattaactagacgtccgccccggcttcgcccgtggtacatatttcgcaataaaagatagcctatgtcctttctcgggtatcaaaatatctccagaccaaatttcatgcaaattggttcattagtttaggcgtgattgagtaacagacagacagacagacagagttactttcgcatttataatattagtatggatttatgtattaaaatagaaaatatacatacCAGCAAAATAATCTCCAATCAAGTTAGCAGCATTTATCAGGTACAATGGATTTGATCGCTCCAACACTTCCAATtctgtaattataataattttatatttaaataaacagcatttttttatttgttatatgtatataaataaaaaataaagatatttatgtaGTGTATAATGATAATGCATGTATAATGTCCATTATATCACTTTTCTTGAGTAGTtcatacgaaaaaaaaaagtattttaaatagattttttaaccGAGGCAAGCTTGCGTGACGTCACGttaagttaattttttgtgtattttcaacGTAATTAGACGATATTTAGCTGATTTATTGACATTTTTGGTACGAAAACACgtgattttttcatttttttttcgttttttcgatttttttgaataatgtTCAACAGCGACGCTCGCAGCAAGCCCTGCCGCTGCTGGCGCGTGAAGGCCGCGCCCACTGTGGCCAGCTTGCGTGACGTCACCGAGCGGATTTTGTTACATGACaggttttttgtgtttttcaaCGTAATTGGACCTTTATTGGCTAGTTATTGACACTTTTGGTACGAAAACATGTGATTTTTGCACATTTTTTGGTATTTTCGCgatttttttcacatttttttggtattttcgCGATTTTTGCcctttttttcgtttttttttgttctttcGGGATGTTTTCATACTTTTTCCTCATTTTTCCCATACTCACTGCTAAAAGTCGCCTGCATAATGTTCAACAGCGACGCCCGCAGCAAGCCCTGCCGCTGCTGGCGCGTGAAGGCCGCGCCCACTGTGGCCAGCTTGCGTGACGTCACCGAGCTTTGGAGGGCCGCCGCGCGGAATGTTGCGAACGCTTGTCTGTGGAACGGAatgttttaaagataaaaaaaataaaacgacgtgtcactcggggactgccgcgattgcgctattgcatgctatgccttcaagccacacctccgccggagtggggagcgtgaggttttttcgttacggaatttctagATTCGGATAGacgctatgcaatagcttaaaaattaattattgaaggAATAAAGCAGTGATATTGATACGTGATTTGAGCGTGCTTCTTTCTTTCAATTCATACTATCGTCAAACATTGTGAATGATGTATAACTACAAAgtgtaacataaaaaataataattaaaaaaaatgaaaaaacttttgttttttaagCGATTTTGgtgaaattaaattgtttatttgtatttaaaatgtaaactgACATGGAAAATG
Encoded here:
- the LOC123704106 gene encoding uncharacterized protein LOC123704106 produces the protein MSSGRGRGYTGRHHIREPRPGDADNEEVNAVRTLTELSPRSTDAKLGDGEAKDEQTQQEETGDEDSMHGMLTVDEQFAPLLTLLEQFTPGEDGIQFNRKLRQFETTVTELCPDEARLQQAFATFRAAALQSSVTSRKLATVGAAFTRQQRQGLLRASLLNIMQATFSKLEVLERSNPLYLINAANLIGDYFAEARLCNGKKVHILAGPLVQYMRALLASDDIRAHRSLATQLMQNGRELLSILSQELDELSISIRLRLLTPPSTSIIWLLLSADLCLNKFLPLPNTLQQFYASHLDLTSDESFSEVSYGSWKKDVVTEAVQQMANVGINQEDDNKPKLRPILGAGAGLLRQEQQDFDTWSTKSSLTKRYDLNSWRQDEKEEPAFNPSVPPPNYQEYPYNYQENFYLQQGDGKYIQNAQNVTEYPEKINNEVQKACRKEDNDDKKYKSKDNLNDDEKFRSVSRNSSRQKIRRNSNESADVKARRHVSDVPRNHKYWDHDDRCDKDYNS